In Candidatus Desulfofervidus auxilii, one genomic interval encodes:
- the lpxD gene encoding UDP-3-O-(3-hydroxymyristoyl)glucosamine N-acyltransferase produces MKLSKIAQLLQAELIGDKDVEITGIAPIEKAMPGEITFISNVKYKKYLHTTKASAAIVPLDVVSAPISLIKTENPYLAYARLAKVFYKWNYEFKGISPKAFIGQNVQLGKGVTVYPLAYIDNEAQIGSGTIIFPGVYIGPRVRIGRKAIIYANAVILADCEIGNRVIIHSGAVIGSDGFGFASDRDGKHIKIPQLGTVQIEDDVEIGANTTIDRAALGKTLIKKGTKIDNLVQIAHNVQIGKDSLIIAQVGIAGSTKIGNKVTLAGQVGVVGHVHIGNQAKVGAKTGVAKSIPPATTVASGVPAMPYQTYLKTMAVLPKLPELLERIKLLEKELSTLKGLIGDKNER; encoded by the coding sequence ATGAAATTATCAAAGATCGCTCAATTGCTACAGGCAGAATTGATAGGAGATAAAGATGTAGAGATTACAGGCATTGCCCCTATTGAAAAAGCGATGCCAGGAGAGATTACCTTTATCTCTAACGTAAAATACAAAAAGTATCTTCATACTACTAAGGCTAGTGCAGCTATAGTGCCTTTGGATGTTGTTTCTGCTCCTATTTCTCTAATTAAGACAGAAAATCCTTACTTGGCATATGCTCGGTTAGCAAAAGTTTTTTACAAATGGAATTATGAGTTTAAAGGCATAAGTCCCAAGGCATTTATTGGTCAGAATGTTCAATTGGGAAAAGGAGTGACTGTTTATCCTTTAGCTTACATAGATAATGAAGCACAAATAGGCTCAGGCACTATAATTTTCCCAGGTGTTTATATTGGTCCTAGAGTAAGGATTGGAAGAAAAGCCATTATTTATGCAAATGCCGTTATCTTGGCTGACTGTGAAATAGGGAATAGGGTGATTATCCATAGTGGAGCAGTAATTGGAAGTGATGGTTTTGGGTTTGCTTCAGATAGAGATGGTAAGCATATAAAAATCCCTCAATTGGGCACAGTTCAGATTGAGGATGACGTAGAGATAGGAGCTAATACTACTATTGATAGGGCTGCTTTAGGAAAAACCTTAATTAAGAAAGGGACTAAAATAGACAATTTAGTCCAAATTGCCCATAATGTTCAGATTGGGAAAGATAGTCTTATTATAGCTCAAGTAGGTATTGCTGGAAGTACTAAAATAGGCAATAAAGTTACTTTGGCAGGCCAGGTGGGGGTAGTTGGGCATGTTCATATTGGTAATCAAGCTAAAGTAGGGGCCAAAACAGGTGTGGCTAAATCAATCCCTCCTGCAACTACTGTAGCCTCAGGTGTTCCGGCCATGCCTTATCAAACTTATTTAAAAACCATGGCTGTGTTACCAAAGCTGCCTGAACTTTTGGAGAGAATAAAGCTTTTGGAAAAGGAGTTGTCTACATTAAAAGGTCTAATTGGAGATAAAAATGAAAGATAA
- the fabZ gene encoding 3-hydroxyacyl-ACP dehydratase FabZ, with product MKDKECALDIKEIQNFLPHRYPFLLVDRILEVKPGEKIIGLKNVTFNEPFFQGHFPQSPVMPGVLVIEAMAQVGAILAYHSAPPEVRGKLIYFAAIDKARFRKPVIPGDQIIFELEMIRQRAKVCKMKGRALVNGKVVAESELTAVLAD from the coding sequence ATGAAAGATAAAGAATGTGCTTTGGATATTAAAGAAATCCAGAATTTTTTACCCCATCGTTATCCTTTCTTACTGGTAGATAGGATTTTAGAAGTGAAACCTGGGGAAAAAATTATAGGGTTAAAGAATGTTACTTTTAATGAACCTTTTTTTCAAGGACATTTTCCTCAATCTCCAGTAATGCCTGGAGTTTTGGTGATAGAGGCCATGGCTCAGGTAGGTGCTATTTTGGCTTATCATTCTGCTCCTCCTGAAGTTAGAGGAAAACTTATTTATTTCGCAGCCATAGATAAGGCCCGTTTCAGAAAACCAGTAATCCCAGGAGACCAAATTATATTTGAACTGGAGATGATAAGGCAACGGGCAAAGGTATGTAAAATGAAAGGCAGAGCCCTAGTTAATGGGAAAGTAGTCGCTGAAAGCGAGTTAACTGCTGTTTTGGCAGATTAA
- the lpxA gene encoding acyl-ACP--UDP-N-acetylglucosamine O-acyltransferase, translating to MSKIHLTAIIDKQAEIAEDVTIGPYCVIGPKVFIEQETVLGSHVVIHSYTKIGKRCNIYSFASIGAPSQDLKYKGKETWVEIGHDNVIREYVTINRGTEGVTFIGNQNYFMAYAHIAHDCKIGNHVIMANVATLGGHVEIEDYAIIGGIVAIHQFVRIGAYAIIGGGSSTVKDIPPYVTASGIRAKLYGLNIVGLKRQGFSKEVINALKKAYKILVCKPITLKEAIKQVKEDSIFSFPEVVHFVEFIEHSQRGIPRKWEKK from the coding sequence ATGAGCAAAATTCACCTTACAGCTATAATAGATAAACAGGCAGAAATTGCTGAGGATGTGACTATTGGTCCTTATTGTGTCATTGGGCCTAAGGTATTTATTGAACAAGAAACAGTGCTTGGTAGTCATGTAGTAATTCATTCTTACACAAAGATTGGGAAGCGATGTAATATATATTCCTTTGCTTCTATTGGAGCCCCTTCTCAAGATTTAAAATATAAGGGGAAAGAAACATGGGTGGAGATTGGCCATGATAACGTTATTAGGGAATATGTAACCATCAATCGGGGCACAGAAGGGGTCACTTTTATAGGGAATCAAAATTACTTTATGGCTTATGCACATATTGCTCATGATTGTAAGATTGGGAATCATGTCATTATGGCCAATGTGGCCACTTTAGGAGGGCATGTAGAAATAGAGGATTATGCTATTATTGGTGGTATTGTGGCCATTCATCAATTTGTAAGAATTGGTGCTTATGCCATTATAGGTGGTGGTTCCTCCACCGTAAAGGACATTCCACCTTATGTGACGGCCTCTGGTATTCGGGCTAAATTATATGGTTTGAATATAGTAGGTTTAAAACGTCAGGGATTTAGTAAAGAAGTGATTAATGCCCTAAAGAAAGCATATAAAATTCTGGTGTGTAAACCCATTACTTTAAAAGAAGCGATTAAACAGGTAAAAGAAGATTCTATTTTTTCTTTTCCAGAAGTAGTGCATTTTGTTGAATTTATAGAACATTCTCAGCGAGGAATTCCAAGAAAATGGGAGAAAAAATAG
- a CDS encoding LpxI family protein, protein MGEKIGLIAGNGQFPLIFAQAAIKEGHQVMAIAHKGETKPELERYVKEIQWIRVGQLGKLIKFFQKAGVKKVVLAGGIKKRRLFTEIFPDFKAISLLSRLKNKHDDVVLRAIAEELEKEGLKIYPSTLYAPSLLAPEGCLTKRVPTKEEKREIEFGWKIARDIGRLDIGQCVVVKRQIVVAVEAVEGTDETIRRGGKLAKEGAVVIKISKPQQDLRFDVPAVGVETINTMQEVKASALAIEAGKTLMFDREKMLDAADKAGISVVSLRWP, encoded by the coding sequence ATGGGAGAAAAAATAGGTTTAATTGCTGGGAATGGGCAATTTCCTCTTATTTTTGCTCAAGCTGCTATAAAAGAAGGACATCAAGTGATGGCCATCGCCCATAAAGGCGAGACAAAACCAGAATTAGAAAGATATGTAAAAGAAATTCAATGGATTAGGGTAGGGCAATTGGGTAAACTTATCAAATTTTTTCAAAAAGCAGGAGTAAAAAAAGTAGTGTTAGCTGGGGGAATCAAAAAAAGGCGACTTTTTACAGAAATCTTTCCTGATTTTAAGGCCATAAGCCTGCTTAGTCGCTTAAAAAATAAACATGATGATGTAGTCCTAAGAGCCATAGCTGAAGAGTTAGAAAAAGAGGGGTTAAAAATCTATCCTTCTACTTTATACGCTCCTTCATTGCTTGCTCCCGAAGGTTGTCTTACTAAGAGAGTTCCTACTAAAGAAGAAAAAAGAGAAATTGAATTTGGATGGAAAATAGCCCGCGATATTGGCAGGTTAGATATAGGTCAGTGTGTGGTAGTAAAAAGACAAATAGTAGTAGCAGTAGAAGCAGTAGAAGGCACAGATGAAACTATCAGAAGGGGAGGGAAGTTAGCTAAAGAAGGGGCAGTGGTAATAAAAATAAGTAAGCCCCAGCAAGACTTGCGCTTTGATGTGCCAGCAGTTGGAGTGGAGACTATAAATACCATGCAGGAAGTAAAGGCTTCTGCATTGGCCATTGAGGCAGGAAAGACCTTGATGTTTGATAGAGAAAAGATGTTAGATGCCGCAGATAAAGCAGGTATTAGTGTGGTAAGTCTGAGGTGGCCATAA
- a CDS encoding Gfo/Idh/MocA family protein — MSIKVGVIGVGYLGQYHAEKYMALSGAELVGVMDINPKRAETIAKRCKCEAFPKLESLLDKVEAVSIVVPTHVHFTVAKTCLETGKHVLLEKPMTTSLEEADTLIDLAHKNNLIFQIGHLERFNPAVIALFPYLDNPLFIESHRLGLSLERGTDVDVILDLMIHDLDIVLAAVPAELVEIRAVGVPVVSKNIDIANVRLEFSNGCVANLTASRISTKKMRKIRFFQKDAYFSLDYAQRELVIVKKESKDLLPFSHEVLRFEKNDPLKEEIANFIQCIKEKKSPVISGEHGRYVLAIALKINQCIQKIR; from the coding sequence ATGTCCATTAAAGTTGGTGTAATAGGAGTAGGTTATCTTGGGCAGTATCATGCTGAAAAGTATATGGCATTGTCAGGAGCAGAACTTGTAGGGGTAATGGATATCAATCCCAAAAGGGCAGAAACCATAGCTAAACGTTGTAAATGTGAGGCATTTCCCAAACTAGAGTCCCTTTTAGATAAAGTAGAAGCAGTAAGCATAGTTGTGCCTACTCATGTTCATTTTACTGTGGCTAAAACCTGTCTGGAAACTGGCAAGCATGTGCTTTTAGAAAAACCCATGACTACTTCTTTAGAAGAGGCAGATACCCTCATTGATTTGGCCCATAAAAATAACTTAATCTTTCAAATTGGCCATTTAGAACGTTTCAATCCTGCGGTTATTGCTTTATTTCCTTATTTAGATAATCCCCTTTTTATTGAATCTCACCGCTTGGGACTCTCTTTGGAAAGAGGCACAGATGTAGATGTAATTTTGGATTTGATGATTCATGACTTAGACATTGTTTTAGCTGCTGTGCCTGCTGAGTTGGTGGAGATTCGGGCAGTAGGTGTACCTGTGGTATCAAAAAACATAGATATTGCCAATGTTCGCTTAGAATTTAGTAATGGATGTGTGGCTAATTTAACTGCTAGTCGCATTTCTACAAAGAAGATGCGTAAAATTAGATTTTTTCAAAAAGATGCCTATTTTTCTTTGGATTATGCTCAAAGAGAATTGGTCATTGTTAAAAAAGAGAGCAAAGACCTATTACCATTTTCTCATGAAGTCTTAAGATTTGAAAAAAATGACCCTTTAAAAGAAGAGATTGCCAATTTCATTCAATGTATTAAAGAAAAAAAATCGCCTGTAATATCTGGTGAACACGGGCGATATGTCCTAGCTATTGCTTTAAAAATCAATCAATGTATCCAAAAAATAAGATAA
- the lpxB gene encoding lipid-A-disaccharide synthase: MYPKNKINMRLFIVTGEASGDLHGAKLIEALQKEMPAIEILGIGGPQMREAGLKSIYDVEKLGVVGITEVLGHFKHIWLAWQRAKEVLLNTPIDLFIPIDYPDFNLRLAAIAQKKKVPVLYYISPQVWAWRKNRVKTIARLVDKMAVILPFEEKFYKKYGVNVVFVGHPLLDIMPLEETEEEPVIGLLPGSRVGEIRRILPIMLKTASLIYKRSPEFKFILPVASTLDINWIEQIMASNQPDFPLTIVEDNDYSLRQRCCFLIVASGTATLETAILLKPFVIVYSLSPWSYILGKKLVKVPYIGLVNWVAGRKIIPEFIQHQARPELIAQKILSLLANSEKLRQIKKELKLVRASLGKSGVAGRVARMAKEMVQGNAGL; encoded by the coding sequence ATGTATCCAAAAAATAAGATAAATATGCGTCTTTTTATAGTTACCGGAGAAGCTTCTGGTGACCTTCATGGGGCTAAGTTAATTGAGGCCTTACAAAAAGAAATGCCTGCCATAGAAATTTTGGGGATTGGTGGTCCTCAGATGAGAGAAGCAGGATTGAAATCTATCTATGATGTGGAGAAATTGGGAGTGGTGGGTATTACTGAGGTGCTAGGTCATTTCAAACATATCTGGTTGGCTTGGCAAAGGGCAAAAGAAGTATTATTGAACACTCCAATAGATTTATTTATTCCCATTGATTACCCAGATTTTAATTTGCGATTGGCGGCTATTGCCCAGAAGAAAAAAGTGCCTGTTTTGTATTATATTAGTCCTCAAGTTTGGGCCTGGCGAAAAAATAGGGTAAAAACCATTGCTCGCTTGGTAGATAAAATGGCCGTCATCTTACCTTTTGAAGAAAAATTTTATAAAAAGTATGGAGTGAATGTGGTTTTTGTAGGACATCCCTTATTAGATATAATGCCTTTAGAAGAAACAGAAGAAGAACCAGTTATTGGCCTTTTACCTGGAAGTCGTGTAGGAGAAATAAGGCGTATTCTTCCTATTATGCTTAAAACAGCTTCTTTAATTTATAAAAGGTCTCCTGAATTTAAGTTTATTTTGCCTGTGGCTTCTACCCTTGATATAAACTGGATAGAACAAATTATGGCTTCTAATCAGCCTGATTTTCCTCTCACCATCGTTGAGGATAATGATTATAGCTTGAGACAGCGGTGTTGCTTCTTAATTGTGGCTTCAGGCACAGCTACTTTAGAAACTGCAATTCTTTTAAAACCCTTTGTCATTGTTTACTCTCTTTCACCATGGAGCTATATACTGGGTAAAAAATTGGTGAAGGTGCCTTATATTGGGTTGGTAAATTGGGTAGCAGGTAGAAAGATTATTCCTGAGTTTATCCAACATCAAGCCAGGCCGGAATTGATTGCTCAAAAGATACTAAGTCTTCTTGCCAACTCAGAGAAATTGAGGCAGATTAAAAAAGAATTAAAGCTAGTTCGGGCAAGTTTAGGTAAATCAGGCGTAGCCGGACGGGTAGCTAGAATGGCTAAGGAGATGGTTCAAGGTAATGCAGGTTTATAA
- the msbA gene encoding lipid A export permease/ATP-binding protein MsbA, whose translation MQVYKRLLHLVKPYLSRLFLAMFCMLVVAGATAATAYLVKPVLDKIFFEKNLLMLKILPPLILLLYAVKGVFWYFQTYLMNYVGQRVVSDLRAKLYAHIIDLPLSYFHRHPTGVLISRIVNDVNLIQGAVSGAVTRFLCDSFTILGLTFVVFYRDFVLALITMIVFPIAIMPVIKIGRKLRKISTSSQIEMGELSGLMQETFSGARIVKAFGMEDYEKERFERVNNRLFRWYMRAVKMRGVTSPLMEFLGSIGIATVIAYGGYQVIKGVSTPGNFFSFIAAVMMLYRPIKGLSNVHNTVQQGVAAAIRVFEVLDTYSEHKKTEGIKLPRFSQSITYENVWFKYDQEQSWVLKDINLTIKKGEKVALVGPSGAGKTTIVHLLPRFYELKKGKIIIDGYDAQEVSLDSLRAQIAIVSQEMVLFNDTIRNNIYYGRLDASEEEIIAAAKAAYAYDFIQKLPEGFDTVIGERGVRLSGGEQQRICIARAILKNAPILILDEATSFLDTESEMIVQKAMENLLKERTALIIAHRLSTIRKADKIVVLHNGQIVEQGSHEELLGKGGLYQRLYEIQFKGKERADLESIADKVQIKAI comes from the coding sequence ATGCAGGTTTATAAAAGACTCTTACATCTAGTAAAACCCTATTTGTCACGGTTGTTTTTAGCTATGTTCTGCATGTTAGTAGTAGCGGGGGCTACAGCGGCTACAGCCTATTTGGTCAAACCAGTCCTGGATAAAATCTTTTTTGAGAAAAACCTCCTTATGCTTAAAATACTTCCCCCACTCATTTTACTCCTTTATGCTGTAAAAGGTGTTTTCTGGTATTTTCAAACCTATCTTATGAACTATGTAGGACAACGGGTGGTTTCTGACTTAAGAGCCAAGCTTTATGCGCATATTATTGATTTACCCCTATCTTATTTCCATAGACATCCTACAGGTGTGTTAATAAGCCGTATAGTCAATGATGTTAATCTCATCCAGGGAGCGGTTTCAGGAGCAGTAACCCGATTTTTATGTGATTCTTTCACCATTTTGGGATTGACCTTTGTAGTATTTTATCGTGATTTTGTTCTGGCCCTTATTACCATGATAGTTTTCCCTATAGCCATTATGCCTGTGATTAAGATTGGTCGTAAACTGAGAAAAATAAGCACCTCTTCACAAATAGAAATGGGTGAACTTTCTGGCCTGATGCAGGAGACCTTTAGTGGGGCGCGGATTGTAAAAGCGTTTGGTATGGAAGACTATGAAAAAGAACGATTTGAGCGTGTCAATAATCGTCTTTTTCGTTGGTACATGCGGGCAGTTAAGATGCGAGGTGTTACTTCTCCTCTCATGGAATTTTTGGGAAGTATTGGCATTGCCACGGTAATTGCCTATGGTGGTTATCAGGTGATAAAGGGTGTCTCTACTCCAGGCAATTTTTTCTCTTTTATTGCCGCGGTGATGATGCTTTACCGGCCTATAAAGGGTTTAAGTAATGTTCATAATACTGTTCAGCAAGGTGTAGCTGCTGCTATTCGTGTATTTGAGGTTTTAGATACTTACTCAGAACACAAAAAAACAGAGGGTATTAAATTACCTAGGTTTTCTCAATCAATCACTTATGAAAATGTTTGGTTTAAATATGACCAGGAACAAAGTTGGGTATTAAAAGATATTAATTTAACCATTAAAAAAGGGGAGAAAGTGGCCTTGGTTGGTCCTAGTGGAGCAGGGAAAACCACCATTGTCCATCTTCTTCCTCGGTTTTATGAGCTTAAAAAAGGCAAGATTATTATAGATGGTTATGATGCCCAAGAAGTTAGTCTAGATTCTTTGCGGGCACAAATTGCCATTGTCAGCCAGGAGATGGTGCTTTTTAACGACACTATCAGGAACAACATTTATTATGGGCGTTTAGATGCCAGTGAAGAGGAAATTATAGCAGCCGCTAAGGCAGCCTATGCTTATGATTTTATTCAAAAGCTTCCAGAGGGATTTGATACTGTTATTGGTGAACGTGGGGTGAGACTCTCTGGGGGCGAACAACAACGAATTTGTATTGCTAGAGCTATTTTAAAAAATGCCCCTATCTTGATTTTGGATGAAGCTACTTCATTTTTAGATACAGAATCAGAAATGATAGTGCAAAAAGCCATGGAGAATCTATTAAAGGAACGCACTGCCTTGATAATTGCCCATCGCCTTTCTACCATCAGGAAAGCAGATAAGATTGTAGTCCTCCACAATGGCCAGATTGTTGAACAAGGGAGTCATGAGGAACTTTTAGGTAAAGGGGGGCTTTATCAAAGATTATATGAAATTCAATTCAAAGGGAAAGAAAGGGCAGATTTAGAGAGCATTGCTGACAAAGTTCAAATAAAAGCTATATGA
- the glp gene encoding gephyrin-like molybdotransferase Glp — protein MKKPFFSTKSPSEVFELFPHFPLVDKEKIPLEEAKGRVLAEDITANENLPGFERATMDGYALKAEDTFGASEASPIWLNIIGEVKMGKVTDLVVKRGEAVKIATGAMLPQGANAVIMVEYTHMVDENTIEVFKPLAPLENVIRADEDFAKGELVLSSGHRLRPQDIGVLAALGKAHVQVFKQPSVAIISTGDEIIPITEKPQPGQVRDVNSYTLYALVREGGGIPWLMGIVKDDLNDLKKVCKYALDKSDVVLISGGSSIGMRDFTLEVINSFPESQILFHGVAISPGKPTILAKIGKKAVWGLPGQVTSAIIVFWVFIKKFIQWIGGEREAHLKTFNTMHARMRVNVPSVQGREDYLRVKLVEENGQLWAEPIWGKSGLINTLVKANGLVKIDLNTEGLDKEEIVEVILI, from the coding sequence ATGAAAAAACCATTTTTTTCTACTAAGTCGCCATCAGAAGTCTTTGAGTTATTTCCCCATTTTCCTTTGGTAGATAAAGAAAAAATTCCTTTAGAAGAAGCTAAAGGGAGGGTTCTAGCAGAAGATATAACTGCAAATGAAAATTTGCCTGGTTTTGAACGGGCCACTATGGATGGGTATGCTTTAAAGGCAGAAGATACCTTTGGTGCTTCTGAGGCCTCTCCGATTTGGTTAAACATAATTGGTGAAGTAAAAATGGGAAAAGTAACGGATTTGGTGGTAAAAAGGGGTGAAGCAGTCAAAATTGCTACCGGTGCAATGTTGCCCCAAGGAGCTAATGCCGTAATTATGGTAGAGTATACCCATATGGTAGATGAGAATACTATTGAGGTTTTTAAGCCTCTGGCCCCTTTAGAAAATGTTATCCGAGCAGATGAAGATTTTGCTAAAGGTGAACTGGTTTTGTCTTCAGGTCATAGATTACGCCCTCAAGACATAGGTGTTTTGGCCGCTTTAGGTAAAGCTCATGTTCAGGTATTTAAACAGCCCTCTGTAGCCATTATTTCTACAGGAGATGAAATAATTCCTATCACTGAGAAACCGCAACCAGGACAGGTTCGGGATGTCAATTCCTACACCCTTTATGCCTTGGTAAGAGAGGGTGGAGGAATTCCATGGCTGATGGGCATTGTGAAGGATGACTTAAATGACCTTAAAAAAGTCTGTAAATATGCCCTTGATAAATCAGATGTAGTCTTAATCTCTGGGGGAAGTTCTATTGGTATGCGTGATTTTACCTTAGAAGTCATTAACTCCTTTCCAGAAAGTCAGATTCTCTTTCATGGAGTGGCAATAAGTCCTGGTAAGCCTACTATTTTGGCCAAAATAGGCAAAAAGGCAGTTTGGGGTCTTCCAGGCCAAGTTACCTCAGCGATTATTGTGTTTTGGGTGTTTATTAAGAAATTTATTCAATGGATTGGAGGAGAAAGAGAGGCCCATTTAAAGACCTTTAACACTATGCACGCTCGAATGAGAGTTAATGTTCCTTCTGTTCAAGGCAGGGAGGATTATCTAAGGGTAAAACTTGTAGAGGAAAATGGCCAATTATGGGCTGAGCCTATTTGGGGTAAATCCGGGTTGATTAACACCTTGGTTAAAGCAAATGGTTTAGTAAAAATTGATTTAAATACAGAAGGATTAGATAAAGAAGAAATAGTGGAAGTAATTTTAATTTAG
- a CDS encoding response regulator, whose amino-acid sequence MPKVLVVDDEEHIRMLYEEELKSEGYEVVTVATGRGILDLIEKEKPDIIILDIKMVDCNGLDVLQQVRNKYYNLPVILSTAYETYKSDIKSMAADAYVVKSFDLTELKKKIKQCLEAKTLEK is encoded by the coding sequence ATGCCCAAAGTTTTGGTTGTAGATGACGAAGAGCATATTAGAATGCTCTATGAGGAGGAATTAAAATCAGAGGGGTACGAAGTAGTAACTGTAGCTACAGGACGAGGAATATTGGATTTGATAGAAAAAGAAAAACCCGATATTATCATTCTAGATATCAAAATGGTAGATTGTAATGGCCTGGATGTATTACAACAAGTGCGCAATAAATATTACAATCTTCCGGTAATTCTTTCTACTGCTTACGAAACTTATAAAAGTGACATTAAGTCTATGGCTGCTGATGCTTATGTAGTAAAGTCCTTTGATTTAACCGAACTTAAAAAGAAGATAAAGCAGTGTCTTGAGGCCAAAACCTTAGAAAAATGA
- a CDS encoding deoxyguanosinetriphosphate triphosphohydrolase — protein MIKTCLREELERKEKSFLSLYATLSAETKGRLRAEPECPLRMSFQRDRDRIIHSKAFRRLKHKTQVFLSPTGDHYRTRLTHTLEVAQIARTIARALALNEDLTEAIALGHDLGHTPFGHAGEEVLNEIVSGGFAHNEQSLRTVDILEKNGQGLNLTYEVRDGILKHSKGRGEIIPTKEENKASTLEGQIVRVADIIAYISHDVEDAIRGGVIKEEDIPEKCKKKLGITHSSRINTMVSNLVVETMKHNMCLTLSEDILNTMEILREFLFECVYFNPLVQKDFQKAKRIVAELYFKFLEDETLFLQETGFTSFYDTKERMVCDFIAGMTDRYALNLYQRLFLPKRWMVI, from the coding sequence ATGATTAAGACTTGCCTCCGGGAGGAGCTAGAGAGAAAGGAAAAAAGTTTCCTTTCTCTCTATGCTACTTTAAGTGCTGAAACCAAAGGGCGATTGCGAGCAGAGCCTGAATGTCCCTTACGCATGTCTTTTCAAAGGGACCGAGACAGAATTATTCATTCTAAAGCTTTTAGGAGACTCAAGCATAAAACTCAGGTTTTTCTTTCTCCTACAGGTGACCATTATCGCACTCGCTTGACTCATACTTTAGAAGTAGCCCAGATTGCCCGAACTATTGCCCGTGCATTAGCTCTAAATGAAGACCTGACTGAAGCCATTGCCTTGGGTCATGATTTAGGACATACTCCCTTTGGTCATGCAGGAGAAGAAGTTCTTAATGAGATTGTTTCAGGAGGATTTGCCCATAATGAACAAAGTCTTAGGACAGTTGATATATTAGAAAAAAACGGGCAAGGGTTAAATCTTACTTATGAAGTAAGGGATGGCATCTTGAAGCATTCAAAGGGACGTGGTGAAATCATTCCTACCAAAGAGGAAAATAAGGCTTCTACCTTAGAAGGTCAAATAGTGAGGGTAGCTGATATAATTGCCTATATCAGTCATGATGTAGAAGATGCTATAAGAGGAGGGGTTATAAAAGAAGAGGATATTCCAGAAAAATGTAAAAAGAAGTTGGGGATTACACACTCATCTCGTATAAATACTATGGTTTCTAATCTAGTTGTGGAAACAATGAAACATAACATGTGTCTTACTCTTTCAGAAGATATTTTAAATACTATGGAAATATTGAGAGAGTTCTTATTTGAATGTGTATATTTTAATCCATTAGTGCAAAAAGACTTCCAAAAGGCAAAGAGAATCGTAGCTGAACTTTATTTTAAGTTTCTGGAAGACGAAACTCTTTTTCTTCAAGAGACAGGTTTTACCTCATTTTATGATACAAAAGAACGGATGGTATGTGATTTCATTGCTGGGATGACAGATAGATACGCCCTTAATCTTTATCAGCGTCTTTTCTTACCCAAACGTTGGATGGTAATTTAA
- a CDS encoding DUF2281 domain-containing protein, translating to MYEKEIKLKIRELPEDLRREVLDYIEFLLRKYKSGEIEARKFKFDWEGGLSEIREKFSSVELQHKALEWR from the coding sequence ATGTATGAGAAGGAAATCAAGCTGAAAATAAGGGAACTTCCTGAGGATTTAAGGAGAGAGGTTTTAGATTATATAGAGTTCTTGCTGAGGAAATACAAGAGTGGAGAAATCGAGGCAAGAAAATTTAAGTTTGACTGGGAAGGTGGGTTATCAGAGATACGAGAGAAATTTTCTTCTGTTGAGTTGCAACATAAAGCTCTGGAGTGGAGATAA
- a CDS encoding type II toxin-antitoxin system VapC family toxin, whose translation MFLVDTNVFLEILLKRDKKEDCKKFLDNSIGNLNITDFSLHSIGVILFRYGKEEVFRKFVEDIMPNIKPLSLPMELYREVVNVRKSLNLDFDDAYQYSVAKYYGLKVVTMDRDFERIKDLKILFL comes from the coding sequence ATGTTTTTAGTGGATACAAATGTATTTTTGGAGATCCTCCTCAAGCGGGATAAGAAAGAAGATTGCAAGAAGTTCTTGGATAATAGTATTGGGAATCTCAATATAACAGATTTTTCCTTACACTCCATTGGTGTAATCCTTTTCAGATATGGCAAAGAGGAGGTTTTTCGGAAATTTGTTGAAGATATTATGCCCAACATCAAACCCCTTTCATTACCAATGGAACTGTATAGAGAAGTTGTAAACGTCAGAAAAAGCCTGAATTTAGATTTTGATGACGCTTATCAGTATAGCGTGGCTAAATATTATGGATTGAAAGTTGTTACAATGGACAGGGATTTTGAGAGGATAAAGGATTTAAAGATTCTATTTTTATAA